Proteins encoded together in one Colius striatus isolate bColStr4 chromosome 3, bColStr4.1.hap1, whole genome shotgun sequence window:
- the LIAS gene encoding lipoyl synthase, mitochondrial isoform X1 yields the protein MSLLPRGRRCGAAATAAHRLLLGPPPRVSGSHVCNQYRTSGSLPEERKEFLQNGPDLQDFVSGDLSDKSTWTEYKGNLKRQKGERLRLPPWLKTNIPMGKNYNKLKNTLRSLNLHTVCEEARCPNIGECWGGGEYATATATIMLMGDTCTRGCRFCSVKTAKNPPPLDPEEPYNTAQAIAQWGLDYVVLTSVDRDDMPDGGAEHFAKTVSHLKERNPKILVECLTPDFRGDLRAVEKVALSGLDVYAHNVETVPELQRKVRDPRANFEQSICVLKHAKAVQPGLISKTSLMLGLGETDEQVYSTMKLLREADVDCLTLGQYMQPTKRHLKVEEYITPEKFKYWEKVGNDLGFHYTASGPLVRSSYKAGEFFLKNLVEKRKTKAI from the exons ATGTCGCTGCTGCCGCGGGGCCGCCGCTGCGGGGCCGCCGCCACGGCCGCCCACCGGCTGCTGCTGGGGCCGCCGCCACGG GTGTCTGGGAGCCACGTGTGTAACCAGTACAGAACATCAGGTTCTTtgccagaggaaagaaaagagtttcTGCAAAATGGCCCAGACTTGCAAGACTTTGTGTCCGGAGATCTGTCAGACAAGAGCACGTGGACCGAGTATAAAGGCAATTTAAAGCGTCAGAAAGGAGAAAG GCTGCGACTTCCTCCATGGCTGAAAACAAATATTCCCATGGGAAAGAACTACAATAAACTAAAGAATACCTTGAGAAGTTTAAATCTTCATACG GTATGTGAAGAAGCACGTTGTCCCAACATTGGAGAGTGCTGGGGAGGTGGTGAATACGCCACAGCTACAGCTACTATTATG CTGATGGGGGACACGTGCACTAGAGGTTGCAGATTTTGTTCAGTAAAGACGGCAAAAAATCCACCTCCCCTGGATCCTGAGGAGCCTTACAACACAGCACAGGCCATAGCCCAGTGGGGCCTGGATTATGTTGTTCTGACGTCTGTGGACAGAGACG ATATGCCTGATGGTGGAGCAGAGCACTTTGCAAAGACAGTCTCTCATCTGAAAGAAAG GAACCCAAAGATCCTGGTGGAGTGCCTGACTCCGGACTTCCGCGGGGACCTCAGGGCTGTGGAGAAGGTGGCCCTGTCGGGGCTGGATGTCTACGCCCACAACGTGGAGACGGTGCCGGAACTGCAGAG GAAGGTCCGTGATCCGCGAGCCAACTTTGAGCAATCCATATGTGTGCTGAAGCATGCTAAAGCTGTCCAGCCCGGCCTCATTTCTAAAACCTCCCTTATGCTGGGGTTAGGAGAGACCGATGAACAAGTATACTCCACAATGAAAT TGTTGCGAGAAGCAGATGTGGATTGTTTGACTCTAGGACAGTACATGCAACCAACCAAACGTCACCTAAAG GTTGAGGAGTACATCACTCCTGAAAAATTTAAGTACTGGGAAAAAGTAGGAAATGACCTGGGATTCCATTACACTGCTAGCGGGCCCCTGGTGCGCTCCTCCTATAAAGCAG GTGAATTCTTCTTGAAGAACTTagtagaaaaaagaaagacaaaagccaTCTGA
- the UGDH gene encoding UDP-glucose 6-dehydrogenase produces the protein MFEIKKICCIGAGYVGGPTCSVIAQMCPNIKVTVVDVNESRINAWNSDTLPIYEPGLKEVVESCRGRNLFFSTSIDDAIREADLVFISVNTPTKTYGMGKGRAADLKYIEACARRIVQNSNGYKIVTEKSTVPVRAAESIRRIFDANTKPNLDLQVLSNPEFLAEGTAIKDLKNPDRVLIGGDDSPEGQKAVRALCAVYEHWVPKEKILTTNTWSSELSKLAANAFLAQRISSINSISALCEATGADVEEVARAIGTDQRIGNKFLKASVGFGGSCFQKDVLNLVYLCEALNLPEVARYWQQVIDMNDYQRRRFASRIIDSLFNTVTDKKIAILGFAFKKDTGDTRESSSIYISKYLMDEGAKLHIYDPKVPKEQIILDLSHPGVSEDNQVSRLVTISTDPYEACDGAHALVICTEWDMFKELDYERIHKKMLKPAFIFDGRRVLDDLHNELQVIGFQIETIGKKVSAKRIPFASSCEIPKFSLQDPPVKKPRV, from the exons ATGTTTGAAATTAAGAAGATCTGCTGCATTGGTGCTGGTTATGTTGGTGGGCCAACTTGTAGTGTTATTGCTCAGATGTGTCCCAATATCAAAGTTACTGTTGTGGATGTCAATGAGTCCAGAATCAATGCCTGGAATTCGGATACGCTCCCAATCTACGAG ccagGGTTAAAAGAAGTGGTAGAATCCTGTCGAGGGAGAAACCTCTTCTTTTCCACCAGTATTGATGATGCCATTAGAGAAGCTGatcttgtatttatttct GTTAACACCCCAACAAAGACATATGGGATGGGAAAAGGCAGAGCAGCTGATCTGAAATACATCGAAGCTTGTGCGAGACGAATTGTACAGAATTCCAATGGCTATAAAATTGTGACTGAGAAAAGCACAGTGCCAGTGAGAGCTGCCGAGAGCATTCGGCGAATATTTGATGCCAATACTAAGCCTAACTTGGATTTGCAG GTGCTCTCTAACCCAGAGTTCCTTGCAGAAGGAACAGCCATCAAGGACCTGAAGAACCCAGACAGAGTGCTTATCGGCGGAGATGATTCTCCAGAGGGACAGAAAGCTGTCCGTGCTCTTTGTGCTGTTTATGAGCACTGGGTGCCCAAAGAAAAAATCCTCACAACCAATACTTGGTCATCAGAACTTTCTAAACTG GCAGCTAATGCTTTCCTTGCCCAAAGAATCAGCAGCATTAACTCAATCAGTGCTCTGTGTGAAGCTACAGGAGCAGATGTTGAAGAAGTAGCAAGGGCTATTGGAACAGACCAAAGAATTGGAAATAAGTTTCTCAAAGCCAGTGTtg gGTTTGGAGGCAGCTGTTTTCAGAAGGATGTCCTGAATTTAGTGTACCTCTGTGAGGCACTGAACTTACCTGAAGTAGCCCGCTACTGGCAACAG GTAATAGACATGAATGATTATCAGAGAAGAAGATTTGCTTCCCGCATTATTGACAGCTTGTTCAACACTGTCACTGATAAGAAGATTGCTATTCTAGGGTTTGCGTTCAAAAAGGATACTGGGGATACAAG AGAGTCATCCAGTATCTATATTAGCAAATATTTAATGGATGAAGGAGCAAAGCTCCATATCTATGATCCTAAAGTACCTAAGGAACAAATCATCTTGGATCTCTCACATCCAGGTGTCTCAGAAGATAACCAAG TGTCTCGGTTGGTCACCATTAGTACAGATCCCTATGAAGCCTGTGATGGAGCTCATGCCCTTGTAATCTGCACTGAATGGGACATGTTTAAG GAGTTGGATTATGAACGTATTCATAAGAAAATGCTGAAGCCTGCATTTATCTTTGATGGTAGGAGAGTTCTAGATGATCTTCACAATGAGCTACAAGTCATTGGCTTCCAG attgAAACAATTGGGAAGAAGGTGTCAGCCAAAAGAATTCCTTTTGCTTCTTCATGTGAAATTCCTAAGTTCAGCCTGCAGGATCCACCTGTCAAAAAGCCTAGAGTATAA
- the LIAS gene encoding lipoyl synthase, mitochondrial isoform X3, whose protein sequence is MGKNYNKLKNTLRSLNLHTVCEEARCPNIGECWGGGEYATATATIMLMGDTCTRGCRFCSVKTAKNPPPLDPEEPYNTAQAIAQWGLDYVVLTSVDRDDMPDGGAEHFAKTVSHLKERNPKILVECLTPDFRGDLRAVEKVALSGLDVYAHNVETVPELQRKVRDPRANFEQSICVLKHAKAVQPGLISKTSLMLGLGETDEQVYSTMKLLREADVDCLTLGQYMQPTKRHLKVEEYITPEKFKYWEKVGNDLGFHYTASGPLVRSSYKAGEFFLKNLVEKRKTKAI, encoded by the exons ATGGGAAAGAACTACAATAAACTAAAGAATACCTTGAGAAGTTTAAATCTTCATACG GTATGTGAAGAAGCACGTTGTCCCAACATTGGAGAGTGCTGGGGAGGTGGTGAATACGCCACAGCTACAGCTACTATTATG CTGATGGGGGACACGTGCACTAGAGGTTGCAGATTTTGTTCAGTAAAGACGGCAAAAAATCCACCTCCCCTGGATCCTGAGGAGCCTTACAACACAGCACAGGCCATAGCCCAGTGGGGCCTGGATTATGTTGTTCTGACGTCTGTGGACAGAGACG ATATGCCTGATGGTGGAGCAGAGCACTTTGCAAAGACAGTCTCTCATCTGAAAGAAAG GAACCCAAAGATCCTGGTGGAGTGCCTGACTCCGGACTTCCGCGGGGACCTCAGGGCTGTGGAGAAGGTGGCCCTGTCGGGGCTGGATGTCTACGCCCACAACGTGGAGACGGTGCCGGAACTGCAGAG GAAGGTCCGTGATCCGCGAGCCAACTTTGAGCAATCCATATGTGTGCTGAAGCATGCTAAAGCTGTCCAGCCCGGCCTCATTTCTAAAACCTCCCTTATGCTGGGGTTAGGAGAGACCGATGAACAAGTATACTCCACAATGAAAT TGTTGCGAGAAGCAGATGTGGATTGTTTGACTCTAGGACAGTACATGCAACCAACCAAACGTCACCTAAAG GTTGAGGAGTACATCACTCCTGAAAAATTTAAGTACTGGGAAAAAGTAGGAAATGACCTGGGATTCCATTACACTGCTAGCGGGCCCCTGGTGCGCTCCTCCTATAAAGCAG GTGAATTCTTCTTGAAGAACTTagtagaaaaaagaaagacaaaagccaTCTGA
- the LIAS gene encoding lipoyl synthase, mitochondrial isoform X2 gives MSLLPRGRRCGAAATAAHRLLLGPPPRVSGSHVCNQYRTSGSLPEERKEFLQNGPDLQDFVSGDLSDKSTWTEYKGNLKRQKGERLRLPPWLKTNIPMGKNYNKLKNTLRSLNLHTVCEEARCPNIGECWGGGEYATATATIMLMGDTCTRGCRFCSVKTAKNPPPLDPEEPYNTAQAIAQWGLDYVVLTSVDRDDMPDGGAEHFAKTVSHLKERNPKILVECLTPDFRGDLRAVEKVALSGLDVYAHNVETVPELQRKVRDPRANFEQSICVLKHAKAVQPGLISKTSLMLGLGETDEQVYSTMKC, from the exons ATGTCGCTGCTGCCGCGGGGCCGCCGCTGCGGGGCCGCCGCCACGGCCGCCCACCGGCTGCTGCTGGGGCCGCCGCCACGG GTGTCTGGGAGCCACGTGTGTAACCAGTACAGAACATCAGGTTCTTtgccagaggaaagaaaagagtttcTGCAAAATGGCCCAGACTTGCAAGACTTTGTGTCCGGAGATCTGTCAGACAAGAGCACGTGGACCGAGTATAAAGGCAATTTAAAGCGTCAGAAAGGAGAAAG GCTGCGACTTCCTCCATGGCTGAAAACAAATATTCCCATGGGAAAGAACTACAATAAACTAAAGAATACCTTGAGAAGTTTAAATCTTCATACG GTATGTGAAGAAGCACGTTGTCCCAACATTGGAGAGTGCTGGGGAGGTGGTGAATACGCCACAGCTACAGCTACTATTATG CTGATGGGGGACACGTGCACTAGAGGTTGCAGATTTTGTTCAGTAAAGACGGCAAAAAATCCACCTCCCCTGGATCCTGAGGAGCCTTACAACACAGCACAGGCCATAGCCCAGTGGGGCCTGGATTATGTTGTTCTGACGTCTGTGGACAGAGACG ATATGCCTGATGGTGGAGCAGAGCACTTTGCAAAGACAGTCTCTCATCTGAAAGAAAG GAACCCAAAGATCCTGGTGGAGTGCCTGACTCCGGACTTCCGCGGGGACCTCAGGGCTGTGGAGAAGGTGGCCCTGTCGGGGCTGGATGTCTACGCCCACAACGTGGAGACGGTGCCGGAACTGCAGAG GAAGGTCCGTGATCCGCGAGCCAACTTTGAGCAATCCATATGTGTGCTGAAGCATGCTAAAGCTGTCCAGCCCGGCCTCATTTCTAAAACCTCCCTTATGCTGGGGTTAGGAGAGACCGATGAACAAGTATACTCCACAATGAAAT GTTGA